A window of the Chloroflexus sp. Y-396-1 genome harbors these coding sequences:
- a CDS encoding heavy metal translocating P-type ATPase, whose protein sequence is MSECEIRLPITGMTCASCSARVEKALRKVPGVLTAEVNLASEQALVRYDPTQTQPEMLQQTVEQAGYGVVVDEITLPITGMTCASCSARVEKALRKIPGVLSAEVNLASEQAFVRYVPGMVERSGLVAAVEEAGYGVIESADVGEAGEDVETRVREAEMSERRRRLLVGIICGLPLFVLSMARDFGLIAPWLIGDGAAMMAAMRDATMSEIMTMVAARDDLLNWLFLILATPVQFYAGRDFYRYAWRALRARTATMDTLIALGSSAAYVYSLAILISGMPGHVYFETAALIITLILVGKYLEARAKGQTSAAIKALIGLQPKTARVVRGGQEVDVPLTEVRVGEMVIVRPGEKIPVDGVIVTGESTIDESMLTGESLPVEKQAGDPVFGGTINRSGSFQMRATRIGKDSALAQIVRLVQEAQGSKAPVQALVDRVSAVFVPIVISIALITFLGWLWAGVGLTQALIFAVAVLVIACPCALGLATPTAIMVGTGTGAAHGILIRNAEALERAATLQMVVFDKTGTITYGRPEVTDIVTVTRPVLVQGMHSSQVTDQELLQLAAAAESRSEHPLGVAIVKAAQARGLTVERPTRFQAISGAGIEAEVHGQTVLIGTVPWLQTYGLDVTSVQASVEQLQAAGKTAIVVAVDGEVWGVIAFADTVKPTASEAVTQLRQLGIAVALLTGDNQRTAAAIAAAVGIPLTAVYAEVKPDEKAAIVAHLQQGKEGSGPQRVAMVGDGINDAPALAQADVGIAMGSGTDVAMETADITLMRSDPRGVVQAIRLSRATVRTIRWNLFWAFAYNVLLIPVAAGVFYPFTGWQLSPVLAAAAMAFSSVFVVSNSLRLRRVNMT, encoded by the coding sequence ATGTCCGAATGTGAAATCAGATTGCCGATTACCGGTATGACCTGCGCGAGTTGTTCGGCACGGGTTGAAAAGGCATTGCGTAAAGTGCCGGGTGTTCTGACCGCCGAGGTCAATCTGGCGAGTGAACAGGCGTTGGTGCGTTATGATCCAACGCAGACTCAGCCTGAGATGTTGCAGCAGACCGTGGAGCAGGCCGGTTATGGCGTGGTTGTTGACGAAATAACCTTGCCGATTACCGGTATGACCTGTGCGAGTTGTTCGGCGCGGGTTGAGAAGGCGTTGCGTAAGATACCGGGTGTGTTGTCTGCCGAGGTCAATCTGGCGAGTGAGCAGGCGTTCGTACGCTATGTGCCAGGAATGGTTGAACGCTCTGGGTTGGTAGCAGCGGTTGAAGAGGCTGGGTACGGTGTTATTGAGTCTGCTGATGTCGGTGAAGCTGGCGAAGATGTTGAGACTCGGGTTCGTGAAGCCGAGATGAGCGAGCGACGACGGCGGCTGTTGGTTGGTATTATCTGTGGATTGCCGCTATTTGTGCTGTCGATGGCGCGAGATTTTGGTTTGATTGCACCGTGGCTGATCGGTGATGGGGCAGCGATGATGGCGGCAATGCGCGATGCAACCATGTCTGAAATAATGACGATGGTGGCAGCGCGTGACGATCTGCTGAACTGGCTGTTCCTAATACTGGCTACACCGGTTCAGTTCTACGCGGGACGCGATTTCTACCGCTACGCCTGGCGGGCACTACGTGCACGTACTGCTACCATGGATACGCTGATCGCTCTCGGTTCATCGGCAGCCTATGTGTACAGTCTGGCGATCTTGATCAGCGGGATGCCTGGTCATGTCTATTTTGAGACGGCAGCGCTGATTATTACGCTGATTCTGGTCGGTAAATATCTTGAGGCGCGAGCAAAAGGGCAAACGAGTGCTGCGATTAAAGCCCTGATCGGACTTCAGCCGAAAACTGCACGAGTAGTACGTGGTGGACAAGAGGTTGATGTGCCGCTCACCGAAGTACGGGTTGGTGAGATGGTCATTGTTCGACCGGGTGAGAAGATTCCGGTCGATGGGGTCATAGTCACCGGCGAATCGACGATCGATGAGAGTATGCTAACCGGTGAGAGTCTACCGGTTGAAAAGCAGGCTGGCGATCCGGTTTTTGGGGGAACAATCAATCGCAGCGGTAGTTTCCAGATGCGAGCGACGCGGATTGGCAAAGATTCGGCTCTGGCACAAATTGTGCGGCTAGTACAGGAGGCGCAGGGATCAAAAGCGCCGGTGCAGGCGTTGGTTGATCGTGTCTCAGCCGTGTTTGTGCCCATTGTGATATCCATCGCTCTGATCACGTTTCTCGGTTGGTTATGGGCCGGAGTCGGTCTGACTCAGGCGCTTATTTTTGCGGTGGCAGTTTTGGTAATTGCCTGCCCTTGCGCGTTGGGTCTGGCAACACCAACTGCCATTATGGTCGGGACGGGTACTGGTGCGGCGCATGGCATCCTGATACGCAACGCCGAGGCTCTGGAGCGAGCAGCCACCTTGCAAATGGTGGTGTTCGACAAGACCGGTACAATCACGTATGGTCGTCCTGAAGTTACCGATATTGTGACAGTAACTAGGCCAGTATTGGTTCAGGGCATGCACAGCTCGCAGGTAACCGATCAGGAACTCCTGCAACTGGCGGCAGCAGCGGAAAGCCGAAGTGAGCATCCATTAGGTGTTGCGATTGTCAAAGCGGCGCAGGCCCGTGGGCTGACGGTTGAACGACCGACGCGATTCCAGGCAATCAGTGGCGCTGGTATAGAGGCTGAGGTGCATGGGCAGACAGTACTGATCGGTACGGTACCCTGGTTGCAGACGTATGGGCTGGATGTAACATCAGTGCAGGCATCGGTTGAGCAGTTGCAAGCGGCTGGCAAGACGGCAATCGTTGTGGCAGTTGATGGTGAGGTGTGGGGCGTGATTGCATTCGCCGATACAGTTAAGCCAACTGCATCAGAGGCGGTAACCCAGTTGCGGCAGCTTGGGATCGCGGTTGCCTTGTTAACCGGTGATAATCAGCGCACGGCAGCCGCTATTGCAGCAGCAGTTGGTATTCCGCTAACCGCTGTGTATGCCGAAGTAAAGCCAGATGAAAAAGCGGCAATTGTTGCTCACTTACAACAGGGAAAGGAAGGTAGTGGCCCGCAACGAGTGGCAATGGTTGGTGACGGGATCAACGATGCACCGGCTTTGGCTCAGGCTGATGTTGGGATTGCAATGGGGAGTGGTACGGACGTGGCGATGGAGACGGCTGACATTACATTAATGCGTAGCGATCCGCGAGGAGTTGTTCAGGCTATCAGACTTAGTCGTGCTACAGTACGTACCATTCGCTGGAATCTCTTTTGGGCTTTTGCCTACAATGTCCTCTTGATCCCAGTGGCAGCAGGGGTCTTCTACCCCTTCACCGGCTGGCAGTTGAGTCCGGTGTTGGCAGCAGCGGCAATGGCCTTCTCGTCAGTATTTGTCGTCAGCAACTCGCTGCGGTTGCGGCGGGTGAATATGACCTAA